In Melanotaenia boesemani isolate fMelBoe1 chromosome 7, fMelBoe1.pri, whole genome shotgun sequence, a single window of DNA contains:
- the LOC121642600 gene encoding POU domain, class 3, transcription factor 4-like, whose translation MATAASSPYTLLSPSSMIHADSQAMQPASPYRGHQKLLQSDYLQSVQSNGHPLGHQWASSLSEGSPWSTSMEQQDVKPGREDLQLGIIHHRSPHVAHHSPHHNNHGNHPGAWGTPVSHNSSITSGQQINIYSQTGFTVNGMLEHGGLTPPPNPQGQGMHPGLRDTLSPDHSDLGGHHCHDHSDEETPTSDELEHFAKQFKQRRIKLGFTQADVGLALGTLYGNVFSQTTICRFEALQLSFKNMCKLKPLLNKWLEEADSSTGSSSSIDKIAAQGRKRKKRTSIEVSVKGVLETHFLKCPKPSAQEITSLADTLQLEKEVVRVWFCNRRQKEKRMTPPGEPPPHEGPYSHSGSAGDASSCHDL comes from the coding sequence ATGGCCACAGCTGCCTCCAGCCCCTACACCTTGCTCAGCCCCAGCTCCATGATCCACGCGGACAGCCAGGCCATGCAGCCTGCTAGCCCCTACAGAGGGCATCAGAAACTCCTTCAGAGTGACTACTTGCAGAGCGTCCAGAGCAACGGACACCCCCTCGGGCACCAGTGGGCGAGCAGCCTGTCAGAGGGCAGCCCCTGGTCGACCTCCATGGAGCAGCAGGACGTGAAACCAGGACGAGAGGACCTGCAGCTCGGCATAATCCATCACCGCTCTCCGCACGTAGCGCATCACTCCCCTCATCacaacaaccatggcaaccaccCGGGAGCCTGGGGAACTCCAGTGTCCCACAACTCCTCCATTACCAGCGGGCAGCAGATCAACATCTACTCCCAGACGGGCTTCACTGTCAACGGCATGCTGGAGCACGGAGGGCTCACACCTCCACCCAACCCGCAGGGCCAAGGCATGCACCCGGGCCTCAGGGACACTCTCAGCCCCGATCACAGCGACCTCGGCGGGCACCACTGCCACGACCACTCCGACGAGGAGACACCGACTTCGGACGAGCTGGAACACTTTGCCAAGCAGTTCAAACAGAGGAGAATCAAGCTTGGCTTTACGCAGGCGGACGTGGGTTTGGCTCTGGGCACGCTGTATGGTAACGTCTTTTCCCAAACTACCATCTGCAGGTTCGAGGCACTGCAGCTGAGCTTTAAAAACATGTGCAAACTAAAGCCGCTGCTGAACAAGTGGCTGGAGGAGGCGGACTCTTCCACGGGCAGCTCCAGCAGTATAGACAAGATAGCAGCTcaggggaggaagaggaagaagaggacgTCCATCGAGGTCAGCGTAAAGGGAGTTCTCGAGACGCACTTTCTCAAGTGTCCCAAACCGTCCGCGCAGGAGATCACCTCGCTGGCGGACACGCTGCAGCTGGAAAAGGAGGTGGTGCGCGTATGGTTCTGCAACCGGAGGCAGAAGGAGAAGCGCATGACGCCGCCCGGGGAGCCGCCACCGCACGAGGGACCGTATTCTCACAGCGGGAGCGCGGGGGACGCCTCTTCGTGCCATGATCTCTGA